A single genomic interval of Cupriavidus sp. MP-37 harbors:
- the pgi gene encoding glucose-6-phosphate isomerase, with the protein MPTDLHAWNALLRHHDTLRDAQMRDWFDREGAQRVAQCSLEAAGLYLDYSKNRITAQTMGLLMQLAAEAGVTRRRDAMFAGEHINTTEDRAALHVALRATAGAGYKVDGEAVVPAIQQVLARMRDFSGRVRSGAWKGATGERITDVINIGIGGSDLGPRMVCRALSHLADADGHTAPRMHFVSNVDGTDLAETLVRLDPQRTLVIVCSKTFTTLETMANARSARAWFVASGVAEQDLAKHFVAVSTNTEAVREFGIDPANMFEFWDWIGGRFSLWSSVGLSITLAVGFDAFADLLAGGRAMDEHFRTAPLERNMPVILGMLGIWYRNFWNLPTSCMAPYSTSLELFPAFLQQLEMESNGKSVQLDGQRIRTHTSPVVWGTAGTNGQHAYFQQIHQGSQVVPVDFVAPLVPPRRLPGHHAKLLANCFAQAEALMRGRSADELRASGMKDEVRIAHMAFDGNRPSNTLLMESLTPNVLGALIALYEHRTFVQGVVWRINSFDQWGVELGKILARPIEAELAGTATGQHDASTAALIARARAVLKAGAAS; encoded by the coding sequence ATGCCCACTGACCTTCACGCCTGGAATGCCCTGCTGCGGCACCATGACACCCTTCGCGACGCCCAGATGCGCGACTGGTTCGATCGCGAAGGCGCACAGCGCGTCGCGCAATGCTCGCTGGAGGCCGCCGGCCTCTATCTCGATTACTCGAAGAACCGCATCACGGCGCAAACCATGGGCCTGCTGATGCAGCTGGCGGCCGAGGCCGGCGTTACCCGCCGCCGCGACGCGATGTTCGCGGGCGAGCATATCAACACCACCGAAGACCGCGCAGCGCTGCATGTGGCGCTGCGCGCCACCGCCGGCGCGGGCTACAAGGTCGACGGCGAAGCGGTGGTGCCGGCCATCCAGCAGGTGCTGGCACGCATGCGCGACTTCTCCGGCCGCGTGCGCAGCGGCGCGTGGAAGGGCGCCACCGGCGAGCGCATCACCGATGTCATCAACATCGGCATCGGCGGCTCCGACCTGGGGCCGCGCATGGTGTGCCGGGCCCTGTCGCACCTGGCCGACGCCGACGGCCATACCGCACCGCGCATGCACTTCGTCTCCAATGTCGACGGCACCGACCTGGCCGAGACCCTGGTGCGGCTGGACCCGCAGCGGACCCTGGTGATCGTCTGCTCCAAGACCTTCACCACGCTGGAAACCATGGCCAACGCGCGCAGCGCGCGTGCCTGGTTTGTCGCCAGCGGCGTGGCCGAACAGGACCTGGCCAAGCATTTCGTCGCGGTCTCGACCAACACCGAGGCCGTGCGCGAATTCGGCATCGACCCGGCCAATATGTTCGAGTTCTGGGACTGGATCGGCGGGCGCTTTTCGCTGTGGTCGTCGGTCGGCCTGTCGATCACGCTGGCGGTGGGCTTCGATGCCTTTGCCGACCTGCTGGCCGGTGGCCGCGCGATGGACGAACACTTCCGCACCGCGCCGCTGGAGCGCAACATGCCGGTGATCCTCGGCATGCTGGGGATCTGGTACCGCAACTTCTGGAACCTGCCCACCAGCTGCATGGCGCCCTATTCCACCTCGCTGGAGCTGTTTCCCGCCTTCCTGCAGCAGCTGGAGATGGAAAGCAACGGCAAGTCGGTGCAGCTCGACGGGCAGCGCATCCGCACGCATACCTCGCCGGTGGTGTGGGGCACGGCCGGCACCAACGGCCAGCACGCCTACTTCCAGCAGATCCACCAGGGCTCGCAGGTGGTGCCGGTGGATTTCGTCGCGCCGCTGGTGCCGCCGCGCCGCCTGCCGGGCCATCACGCCAAGCTGCTGGCCAATTGCTTCGCGCAGGCCGAGGCGCTGATGCGCGGGCGCAGTGCCGACGAACTGCGCGCCAGCGGAATGAAAGACGAAGTGCGCATCGCGCATATGGCGTTCGACGGCAACCGCCCCAGCAACACGCTGCTGATGGAGAGCCTGACACCCAATGTGCTGGGCGCGCTGATTGCGCTGTACGAGCACCGCACCTTCGTGCAGGGCGTGGTGTGGCGGATCAACTCGTTCGACCAGTGGGGCGTCGAGCTGGGCAAGATCCTGGCGCGGCCGATCGAGGCCGAACTGGCCGGCACCGCCACCGGCCAGCACGATGCCTCTACCGCCGCGCTGATCGCGCGCGCCCGCGCGGTGCTGAAGGCGGGCGCGGCGAGCTAG
- a CDS encoding TRAP transporter small permease subunit, with protein MPTAPSSKRWLDRLLDLFAALGALCILAVCAIMILMSLSRETSVIFKGGDDIVAWLCAASAFLVLGQTFQHGGIVRVEMLLGAVGPRRRWLLELVSLSVCLLFAAYAAWALGTFAWQSWEIGDVSQGQIVIPLWIPQSFAVLGCTGFLLAVADEWLRVVRRQKPRYQLAQEAKLAAGDFGETV; from the coding sequence ATGCCAACTGCCCCCTCCTCCAAGCGCTGGCTCGACCGCCTGCTGGACCTGTTCGCCGCGCTCGGCGCGCTGTGCATCCTCGCCGTCTGCGCGATCATGATCCTGATGTCGCTATCGCGTGAAACCTCGGTGATCTTCAAGGGCGGCGACGACATCGTGGCCTGGCTGTGCGCCGCCTCTGCCTTCCTGGTGCTCGGCCAGACCTTCCAGCATGGCGGCATCGTGCGCGTGGAGATGCTGCTGGGCGCGGTCGGGCCGCGCCGGCGCTGGCTGCTGGAGCTGGTCTCGCTGAGCGTGTGCCTGCTGTTCGCCGCCTATGCGGCCTGGGCGCTGGGCACCTTTGCGTGGCAGAGCTGGGAGATCGGCGATGTCTCGCAGGGCCAGATCGTGATTCCGTTGTGGATACCGCAAAGCTTCGCGGTGCTGGGCTGCACCGGTTTCCTGCTGGCGGTGGCGGATGAATGGCTGCGCGTGGTGCGGCGGCAGAAGCCGCGCTACCAGCTGGCCCAGGAAGCCAAGCTCGCCGCCGGCGATTTCGGGGAGACGGTCTGA
- a CDS encoding TRAP transporter substrate-binding protein: MRVQAMIAATLMLAAVAAQADTKWDLPTGYPVANLHTENLQQMASDVDKATGGKLKIVLHPNGSLLKANEIKRGVQTGQVQMGEILMSLLANENPVFGVDAVPFLATSYADAYKLWQASRPVTEKVLDKQGLKLLYAVAWPPQGIYANKPINSAADMKGLKWRAYNPATSRIAELVGAQPVTIQAADLAQALATGTVNSFMSSGATGVDTKVWESVKYFYAVDAWLPKNMLVVSKKAFAALDKPTQDALLKAVADAEKRGWQVSEQKTREYLATLAKNGMTVQPPSPQLKADMQKLGQTMVDDWAKSAGPDGKAILDAYRK, encoded by the coding sequence ATGCGAGTCCAGGCAATGATCGCGGCCACGCTGATGCTGGCCGCCGTGGCGGCACAGGCGGACACCAAGTGGGACCTGCCCACCGGCTACCCCGTCGCCAACCTGCACACCGAGAACCTGCAGCAGATGGCCAGCGACGTCGACAAGGCCACCGGCGGCAAGCTCAAGATCGTGCTGCATCCCAACGGGTCGCTGCTCAAGGCCAACGAGATCAAGCGCGGCGTGCAGACCGGCCAGGTGCAGATGGGCGAGATCCTGATGTCGCTGCTGGCCAACGAGAACCCGGTGTTCGGCGTCGACGCGGTGCCGTTCCTGGCCACCAGCTATGCCGATGCCTACAAGCTGTGGCAGGCGTCGCGCCCGGTCACCGAAAAGGTGCTGGACAAGCAGGGGCTCAAGCTGCTGTATGCGGTGGCCTGGCCGCCGCAGGGCATCTACGCCAACAAGCCGATCAATTCCGCCGCCGACATGAAGGGCCTGAAGTGGCGCGCCTACAATCCCGCCACCTCGCGCATCGCCGAACTGGTCGGTGCCCAGCCCGTGACCATCCAGGCCGCCGACCTGGCGCAGGCGCTGGCCACCGGCACTGTCAACTCCTTCATGTCGTCGGGCGCAACCGGCGTCGACACCAAGGTGTGGGAGAGCGTGAAGTATTTCTACGCCGTCGATGCCTGGCTGCCCAAGAACATGCTGGTGGTCAGCAAGAAGGCCTTCGCGGCGCTGGACAAGCCCACCCAGGACGCGCTGCTCAAGGCCGTCGCCGACGCCGAGAAGCGCGGCTGGCAGGTATCCGAGCAGAAGACCAGGGAATACCTGGCGACGCTGGCCAAGAACGGCATGACGGTGCAGCCGCCCTCGCCGCAGCTCAAGGCGGACATGCAGAAGCTGGGCCAGACCATGGTGGACGACTGGGCCAAGAGCGCGGGCCCTGACGGCAAGGCCATCCTCGACGCCTACCGCAAGTAA
- a CDS encoding TRAP transporter large permease, with protein MSTVVVALILLLVLIVFLALGAWIPVAIAVTSWVGLVVFSDREALVSLANAWWSSSASYTLASLPLFVWMGEILFRTRLSEQMFSGLSPWLSWLPGRLMHVNILGCGIFGSVSGSSAATCATIAKSALPELTRRGYDERVTLGSLSCAGTLGILIPPSITMVVYAVSADVSIIRVFLAGFIPGLLLMLLFSGYIVVWALANPDKTPASEHFGWRARLASIRQLLPCIVLIAFITWIMVTGYATATEAAAYGVVASLALAWAGGSLTRAAFWDSLMSATRLTAMIMFVLGATSFLSVTMSFTGIPRALAEWVAALQLSPWALIAVLTVIYIVLGTALDGISMIALTTATVLPMVQAAGFDLVWFGIFIVLLVEIAEVTPPVGFNLFVLQSMTGKDSNYIARVSLPFFMMMVVAIAIVTIWPAVVTWLPDLVMQQEVK; from the coding sequence ATGAGCACGGTCGTGGTTGCCCTGATCCTGCTGCTGGTGTTGATCGTCTTCCTCGCGCTGGGCGCGTGGATTCCCGTGGCCATCGCGGTCACGTCGTGGGTCGGGCTGGTGGTGTTCTCGGACCGCGAGGCGCTGGTCAGCCTGGCCAATGCGTGGTGGTCGTCGAGCGCCTCGTACACGCTGGCATCGCTGCCGCTGTTCGTGTGGATGGGCGAGATCCTGTTCCGCACCAGGCTGTCGGAGCAGATGTTCAGCGGGCTGTCGCCCTGGCTGAGCTGGCTGCCCGGGCGGCTGATGCACGTCAATATCCTGGGCTGCGGCATCTTCGGCTCGGTGTCGGGCTCGTCGGCGGCCACCTGCGCCACCATCGCCAAATCGGCGCTGCCGGAACTGACCCGGCGCGGCTACGACGAACGCGTCACGCTGGGTTCGCTGTCGTGCGCCGGCACGCTCGGCATCCTGATCCCGCCGTCGATCACGATGGTGGTGTACGCGGTCTCGGCGGACGTGTCGATCATCCGCGTTTTCCTGGCCGGCTTCATCCCGGGGCTGCTGCTGATGCTGCTATTCTCGGGCTACATCGTGGTGTGGGCGCTGGCCAACCCGGACAAGACCCCGGCGTCGGAGCATTTCGGCTGGCGCGCCCGGCTGGCGTCGATCCGGCAGCTGTTGCCGTGCATCGTGCTGATCGCCTTCATCACCTGGATCATGGTGACCGGCTACGCCACCGCCACCGAAGCCGCCGCCTATGGCGTGGTGGCGTCGCTGGCGCTGGCCTGGGCCGGCGGCTCGCTCACGCGCGCGGCATTCTGGGACAGCCTGATGTCGGCCACGCGGCTGACCGCGATGATCATGTTCGTGCTGGGCGCCACCTCGTTCCTGTCGGTGACCATGAGCTTTACCGGCATCCCGCGCGCGCTGGCCGAATGGGTGGCGGCGCTGCAGCTGTCGCCGTGGGCGCTGATCGCGGTGCTGACGGTGATCTACATCGTGCTGGGCACGGCGCTGGACGGCATCTCGATGATTGCGCTCACCACCGCCACGGTGCTGCCGATGGTGCAGGCGGCCGGCTTCGACCTGGTCTGGTTCGGCATCTTCATCGTGCTGCTCGTGGAGATTGCCGAAGTGACGCCGCCGGTGGGCTTCAACCTGTTCGTGCTGCAGAGCATGACCGGCAAGGACAGCAACTACATCGCGCGGGTCTCGCTGCCCTTCTTCATGATGATGGTGGTGGCGATCGCCATCGTCACGATCTGGCCGGCCGTGGTGACCTGGCTGCCGGACCTGGTCATGCAGCAGGAAGTCAAATAG
- a CDS encoding sensor histidine kinase, translated as MRLADFILRDMSRILTEWEAFAATQLPAARHMDSLALRNHAVHILRAVAKDLATPQTRHAQREKSMGRAPRLASAPETAAQTHALLRARHGFNINQMVGEYRALRASVLRLWIDGCHPEPPDLDDMIRFNEAIDQAVAESVDYFDAQVEQARNLLLGMLGHDMRSPLQTIQTTAQYLAALNAGEKVSEAATRLIRSGARMHSLLDDLCDFNRTKLGLGINIAPAAIDLAQVFGDAVDQLRAAHPDHRIEFAVDGNVQGVWDGLRLQQLLSNLVTNAVTYGAADTPVRVAVTGDDAQVRVAVWNSGAPIDPPTLSQIFDPLRRGEDPHDRNAPGLGLGLYIASEIAKAHHGSIEARSDAAGTVFEVCLPRHAGATSGPRALT; from the coding sequence ATGCGACTTGCTGATTTCATCTTGCGCGACATGAGCCGCATCCTGACGGAATGGGAGGCGTTTGCCGCCACCCAGCTGCCGGCCGCCAGACACATGGATTCACTCGCGCTGCGCAATCACGCGGTGCATATCCTGCGCGCCGTGGCCAAGGACCTGGCGACCCCGCAAACCCGCCACGCCCAGCGTGAAAAATCGATGGGGCGGGCGCCGCGCCTGGCCAGTGCACCGGAAACCGCGGCCCAGACCCACGCGCTGCTGCGGGCGCGCCACGGCTTCAACATCAACCAGATGGTCGGCGAGTACCGGGCCCTGCGCGCCAGCGTGCTGCGCCTGTGGATCGATGGCTGCCATCCGGAGCCGCCGGATCTCGATGACATGATCCGTTTCAACGAGGCCATCGACCAGGCCGTCGCGGAATCGGTGGACTATTTCGATGCGCAGGTCGAGCAGGCGCGCAACCTGCTGCTCGGCATGCTCGGGCACGACATGCGCAGCCCGCTGCAGACCATCCAGACCACCGCCCAATACCTGGCCGCGCTGAATGCCGGCGAGAAAGTATCGGAAGCCGCCACCCGGCTCATCCGCAGCGGCGCCCGCATGCATTCGCTGCTGGACGACCTGTGCGATTTCAACCGGACCAAGCTTGGCCTGGGCATCAATATCGCGCCGGCCGCGATCGACCTGGCGCAGGTATTCGGCGATGCCGTGGACCAGCTGCGCGCCGCCCACCCGGACCACCGCATCGAATTCGCGGTCGATGGCAACGTGCAAGGTGTCTGGGACGGCCTGCGGCTGCAGCAGCTGCTTTCCAACCTGGTCACCAATGCGGTCACGTACGGCGCGGCGGACACGCCGGTCCGCGTGGCCGTGACGGGCGACGATGCACAGGTCCGCGTCGCGGTCTGGAACAGCGGCGCGCCGATCGATCCGCCGACATTGAGCCAGATCTTCGACCCGCTCAGGCGCGGCGAGGATCCGCACGACAGGAATGCCCCGGGCCTGGGGCTCGGGCTGTATATCGCCAGCGAGATCGCCAAGGCCCACCACGGGTCCATCGAAGCCCGCTCGGATGCGGCCGGGACCGTGTTCGAGGTATGCCTGCCGCGCCATGCCGGTGCTACCAGCGGCCCGCGCGCCCTCACATAG
- a CDS encoding ABC transporter ATP-binding protein → MSSSILAVESLGKTVADTTGSLTILHDVTFSVTPGETLAIVGASGSGKSTLLGLLAGLDLPSTGTVRLQGQDLYALDEDQRAAVRGRHVGFVFQSFQLVGHLTALENVMLPLELRGETAQVRERAVDMLQRVGLGARLGHYPRTLSGGEQQRVALARAFVARPDILFADEPTGSLDTATGEAVIALMFELNRDAGSTLVLVTHDRSVASRCGRVLTIDAGRVASDEWIGAEV, encoded by the coding sequence ATGTCTTCTTCCATTCTTGCAGTCGAATCCCTCGGAAAGACCGTGGCCGACACGACCGGTTCGCTGACGATTTTGCACGACGTGACCTTTTCCGTCACGCCGGGCGAAACGCTTGCCATCGTCGGCGCGTCGGGATCCGGCAAGTCGACGCTGCTGGGGCTGCTGGCCGGGCTGGACCTGCCCAGCACCGGCACGGTGCGGCTGCAGGGCCAGGACCTGTATGCGCTGGATGAGGACCAGCGCGCCGCGGTGCGCGGCCGGCATGTCGGCTTCGTGTTCCAGTCGTTCCAGCTGGTGGGCCACCTGACCGCGCTCGAGAATGTGATGCTGCCGCTGGAGCTGCGCGGCGAAACCGCGCAGGTGCGCGAGCGCGCCGTCGACATGCTGCAGCGTGTGGGCCTGGGCGCACGCCTGGGCCACTACCCGCGCACGCTGTCGGGCGGCGAGCAGCAGCGCGTGGCGCTGGCGCGCGCCTTCGTCGCGCGCCCGGACATCCTGTTTGCCGACGAACCGACCGGCAGCCTCGATACCGCCACCGGCGAAGCGGTGATCGCGCTGATGTTCGAGCTGAACCGCGACGCCGGCTCGACGCTGGTGCTGGTCACGCATGACCGCTCGGTGGCGTCGCGCTGCGGGCGCGTGCTGACCATCGACGCCGGCCGCGTGGCCAGCGACGAATGGATCGGCGCCGAGGTCTAG
- a CDS encoding D-amino acid dehydrogenase, producing the protein MHVIVIGAGAIGVSSAWYLRQAGFDVTVLERRGAPAQEASFGNAGVIAPGYVTPWAAPGMPAKILRTLFAREAPVLFRPAADPAMWRWIARWLRECRLERYRANKLRMQRLAFYSRACLHRLRSELEIDYEQAQGYLQLFRTARDLDLAGPAIALLRENNVPHQLVSAQECRRIEPGLAAGTPLAGGLHLPEDESGNCPMFVRALHRHAEAAGVSFRFETRVAQIRPGQAGKLDLALAPTGGGDAAPVLSADRVLVAAGADSAALLRPLGLRVPLYPVKGYSVTVMIRDELQAPLGALMDESYKVAMTRMGNRLRVAGTAELGSRRLDLRPAALNTLIKVARDWFPVAGNYQEATQWAGARPMLPDGPPLIGPTAVPGLFLNLGHGSTGWAMSCGSGKIAADQIAASAGARADRSGRDGPDIDMEGLLPDRYGLGPAR; encoded by the coding sequence ATGCATGTGATCGTCATCGGCGCCGGCGCGATCGGCGTCAGCTCCGCCTGGTACCTGCGGCAGGCCGGTTTCGACGTGACCGTGCTCGAGCGCCGCGGCGCGCCGGCGCAGGAAGCCAGCTTCGGCAATGCCGGCGTGATCGCGCCCGGCTACGTCACGCCATGGGCCGCGCCCGGCATGCCCGCCAAGATCCTGCGCACGCTCTTCGCGCGCGAGGCGCCGGTGCTGTTCCGGCCCGCCGCCGACCCGGCCATGTGGCGCTGGATCGCGCGCTGGCTGCGCGAATGCCGGCTGGAGCGCTACCGCGCCAACAAGCTGCGCATGCAGCGGCTGGCGTTCTACAGCCGCGCGTGCCTGCACCGGCTGCGCAGCGAGCTGGAGATCGACTACGAGCAAGCGCAGGGCTACCTGCAGCTGTTCCGCACCGCGCGCGACCTGGACCTGGCCGGGCCCGCCATCGCCCTGCTGCGCGAGAACAACGTGCCGCACCAGCTGGTCAGCGCGCAGGAATGCCGGCGGATCGAACCGGGCCTGGCCGCCGGCACGCCGCTGGCCGGCGGGCTGCATCTGCCCGAAGACGAATCCGGCAACTGCCCGATGTTCGTGCGCGCGCTGCACCGGCATGCCGAGGCCGCGGGCGTGTCGTTCCGCTTCGAGACCCGGGTCGCGCAGATCCGGCCGGGCCAGGCCGGCAAGCTCGACCTCGCGCTGGCACCCACCGGCGGCGGCGATGCCGCCCCGGTACTGAGCGCCGACCGCGTGCTGGTCGCCGCCGGCGCCGACAGCGCCGCGCTGCTGCGCCCGCTGGGCCTGCGCGTGCCGCTGTATCCGGTCAAGGGCTATTCGGTGACGGTGATGATCCGCGACGAGCTGCAGGCCCCGCTCGGTGCGCTGATGGATGAGTCCTACAAGGTTGCGATGACGCGCATGGGCAACCGGCTGCGCGTGGCCGGCACGGCCGAGCTGGGCTCGCGCCGGCTCGACCTGCGCCCCGCCGCGCTCAACACGCTGATCAAGGTCGCGCGCGACTGGTTCCCGGTGGCCGGCAACTACCAGGAAGCGACGCAATGGGCCGGCGCCCGGCCGATGCTGCCCGATGGCCCGCCGCTGATCGGCCCGACCGCGGTGCCCGGGCTGTTCCTGAACCTCGGCCATGGCTCGACGGGCTGGGCGATGAGCTGCGGATCAGGCAAGATTGCGGCTGACCAGATCGCCGCCAGCGCGGGCGCTCGCGCCGACCGCTCCGGCCGCGACGGCCCCGACATCGACATGGAAGGCCTGCTGCCGGACCGCTACGGACTGGGGCCGGCCAGATAA
- a CDS encoding amidase, translating to MPLMLPDLDTLNARLRDGTTSRAQIVEQAAAQAATPAAAAVFLHSTFEAAAQVARAADAASRAGKALHPLAGLPVSVKDLYDVAGEVTRAASLVRADAAPAAADAPVVARLRAAGAALVGRTNMTEFAFSGVGINPHYGTPANPAGGDGAARIPGGSSSGAAVSVALGLAVAALGSDTGGSIRIPAALCGITGFKPTARRVPLAGAFPLSYTLDTACAMARTVGDCIAVDSVIADSAVLPRVTDPAATRLAIPRQLLLDDLDPVVARAFDRALGRLSAAGVRLEHVDLPELGELAALNAQGGFSAAEAYAIHRHLLASRRDRYDARVASRIDRGAGISAADYIDLGRARLDWIARMEARLAGFDAVVCPTVPLVAPEIEPLRTDDAHFFRVNALLLRNTSAFNFFDGCSVSMPCHAPDELPVGLMLSHGPMRDAALLGTALALERIVQPGVQPMV from the coding sequence ATGCCATTGATGCTTCCCGACCTCGATACCCTCAACGCCCGCCTGCGCGACGGCACCACCAGCCGCGCGCAGATCGTCGAGCAGGCCGCGGCCCAGGCGGCCACGCCGGCGGCCGCGGCCGTGTTCCTGCACAGCACCTTCGAGGCCGCCGCGCAGGTGGCGCGCGCCGCCGATGCCGCCAGCCGGGCCGGCAAGGCGCTGCATCCGCTGGCGGGCCTGCCGGTCTCGGTCAAGGACCTGTATGACGTGGCCGGCGAGGTCACCCGCGCGGCCTCGCTGGTGCGCGCCGACGCCGCGCCGGCCGCCGCCGACGCCCCGGTGGTGGCGCGGCTGCGCGCGGCCGGCGCAGCGCTGGTCGGGCGCACCAATATGACCGAATTCGCGTTCTCGGGCGTGGGCATCAACCCCCATTACGGCACGCCCGCCAATCCGGCCGGCGGCGACGGCGCCGCGCGCATCCCGGGCGGGTCGTCGTCCGGCGCCGCGGTATCGGTGGCGCTGGGGCTGGCGGTGGCCGCGCTGGGCAGCGACACCGGCGGTTCGATCCGCATCCCGGCCGCGCTGTGCGGCATCACCGGCTTCAAGCCGACCGCGCGGCGCGTGCCGCTGGCCGGCGCGTTCCCGCTGTCGTACACGCTCGACACCGCCTGCGCCATGGCGCGCACGGTCGGCGACTGCATTGCGGTGGACAGCGTGATTGCCGACAGCGCGGTGCTGCCGCGCGTGACCGACCCCGCCGCGACGCGGCTGGCGATCCCGCGCCAGCTGCTGCTGGACGATCTCGACCCCGTGGTGGCGCGCGCCTTCGACCGCGCGCTGGGCCGGCTGTCGGCCGCCGGCGTGCGGCTGGAGCATGTCGACCTGCCCGAACTCGGCGAACTGGCCGCGCTGAACGCGCAGGGCGGCTTCAGCGCGGCCGAGGCCTATGCCATCCACCGCCACCTGCTGGCGTCCCGCCGCGACCGCTACGATGCGCGCGTGGCATCGCGCATCGACCGCGGCGCCGGCATCAGCGCCGCCGACTATATCGACCTGGGCCGCGCGCGGCTGGACTGGATCGCCCGCATGGAAGCGCGGCTGGCCGGCTTCGACGCCGTGGTCTGCCCCACCGTGCCGCTGGTGGCGCCCGAAATCGAGCCGCTGCGCACCGATGACGCGCACTTCTTCCGCGTCAATGCCCTGCTGTTGCGCAATACCTCCGCCTTCAATTTCTTCGATGGCTGCTCGGTGTCGATGCCCTGCCACGCGCCGGACGAGCTGCCGGTGGGACTGATGCTGTCGCACGGACCGATGCGCGACGCCGCGCTGCTCGGCACGGCGCTTGCATTGGAGCGCATCGTGCAACCCGGCGTGCAGCCCATGGTGTAG
- a CDS encoding NAD(P)H-hydrate dehydratase, which translates to MSSSASAVITPSGQGEGWHALDAAAPGPVPLYDVAAIRRLEHAALAQLPAFTLMSRAGTVAARWLACHAPEGPLLLLAGPGNNGGDALVAATQLHRAGRAVQVWLIADPQRLPDDAARAWQQAQAAGVPSRVMAEVDTAQDLRWPAGTAAIVDGLLGIGLNRPADGRMAWWIAQLNRGALPVFALDIASGLSADTGAGAPAVRAQRTLTFIAAKPGLLTLDGRDCAGAVDIAPIGLDYPPREAPQGLVNGPALFGAALPRRRHASHKGTHGALAVIGGNLGMTGAPLLGARAAQWLGAGKVHIGFLAQPAPLFDPLHPELMLHAVDALALGSMSALVIGPGMGTDANARQQLARLLQAAPLPLVLDADALNLLAAEPALAGALATRDAATVITPHPLEAARLMGVPVAEVQRDRPAAAAALAAQWRAVVVLKGSGSVIAAPDGSPWTLNPTGNAALASAGTGDVLAGMLGALLAQGMAPLAAAQAAVWIHGRAADVLVEQGTGPAGVTASELHAPARAIFNQLLGAARA; encoded by the coding sequence ATGAGCTCCTCTGCCTCCGCCGTCATCACGCCCTCTGGCCAGGGTGAAGGCTGGCATGCCCTGGATGCCGCCGCACCCGGCCCGGTGCCGCTCTACGACGTGGCCGCCATCCGCCGCCTCGAACACGCCGCGCTGGCGCAACTGCCGGCGTTCACGCTGATGTCGCGCGCCGGCACGGTGGCGGCACGCTGGCTCGCCTGCCACGCACCCGAGGGCCCGCTGCTGTTGCTCGCGGGTCCCGGCAATAACGGCGGCGATGCGCTGGTCGCCGCCACGCAGCTGCACCGCGCCGGCCGCGCGGTGCAGGTATGGCTGATTGCGGATCCGCAGCGCCTGCCTGACGATGCCGCCCGCGCATGGCAGCAGGCGCAGGCCGCGGGCGTGCCGTCGCGCGTGATGGCGGAGGTGGATACCGCGCAGGACCTGCGCTGGCCCGCCGGCACCGCCGCGATCGTCGACGGCCTGCTCGGCATCGGCCTGAACCGCCCCGCCGACGGCCGCATGGCGTGGTGGATCGCACAACTCAATCGCGGCGCGCTGCCGGTGTTTGCGCTGGACATTGCCAGCGGCCTGTCGGCCGACACCGGCGCGGGCGCGCCGGCCGTGCGTGCGCAGCGCACGCTGACCTTCATTGCCGCCAAGCCCGGCCTGCTGACGCTGGACGGGCGCGACTGCGCCGGCGCGGTCGACATCGCGCCGATCGGCCTGGACTATCCCCCGCGCGAAGCGCCGCAGGGCCTGGTGAACGGCCCCGCGCTGTTCGGTGCCGCGCTGCCGCGCCGTCGCCACGCCAGCCACAAGGGCACGCATGGCGCGCTGGCGGTCATCGGCGGCAACCTCGGCATGACCGGCGCTCCGCTGCTCGGCGCCCGCGCCGCGCAATGGCTGGGCGCGGGCAAGGTGCATATCGGCTTCCTGGCGCAGCCGGCACCGCTGTTCGATCCGCTGCATCCGGAACTGATGCTGCATGCGGTCGACGCGCTCGCGCTCGGCTCGATGTCGGCGCTGGTGATCGGCCCGGGCATGGGCACCGATGCCAACGCGCGCCAGCAGTTGGCGCGGCTGCTGCAGGCCGCGCCGCTGCCGCTGGTGCTGGATGCCGATGCCCTGAACCTGCTCGCCGCCGAGCCGGCGCTCGCCGGCGCGCTGGCCACGCGCGACGCGGCCACCGTGATCACGCCGCATCCGCTCGAAGCCGCGCGGCTGATGGGCGTGCCGGTGGCCGAGGTCCAGCGCGACCGGCCCGCCGCCGCCGCGGCGCTGGCCGCGCAATGGCGGGCCGTGGTCGTGCTGAAGGGCTCGGGCAGCGTGATCGCCGCGCCCGACGGCAGCCCGTGGACGCTGAACCCGACCGGCAACGCGGCACTGGCCAGCGCCGGCACCGGCGACGTGCTGGCCGGCATGCTGGGCGCGCTGCTGGCGCAGGGCATGGCGCCGCTGGCCGCGGCGCAGGCGGCGGTGTGGATCCACGGCCGTGCCGCCGATGTGCTGGTCGAACAGGGCACGGGCCCGGCAGGCGTCACGGCAAGCGAACTGCATGCGCCGGCGCGCGCCATATTCAACCAGTTGCTGGGTGCGGCGCGCGCGTGA